A single region of the Streptomyces sp. NBC_01262 genome encodes:
- a CDS encoding D-alanyl-D-alanine carboxypeptidase, whose translation MAVDAESAEDTEDSAPEDAEPAVEPVDEAADAEPETEPEAEADAESAEEPEDEPEPAVEPEPAVEPEAEAEEEAEEEPDAESEPEPEPETEPEPEDRPREGTLVLAARSVAEARSSVAAPEAKPLADKPPARPVGTFVPLVTDDAPSEPPRERTKTMPLPPEPGESLKLLAELTNTPPPRETALRTIARRFKIWTPLVLLLLIIFGAVQALRPLPSPELKLTSASSHTFDGSEPSLPWPSEGQAVVEVEGLGSLGSSGKEKAVPIASVAKVMTAYVILRDHPIKSGAQGETITVDQKAEDQYESGSAEQESVVKVTAGQALSEYEALEAVLLPSANNVARLLARWDAGSETAFVAKMNAVAKELGMTNTTYTDPSGLESTTVSTAKDQVKLGRKAMEMDGGVFAKIVNTIKYKDSNGDWQSNYNQLAGYNHTVGIKTGTSTAAGGNLLFAATREVGGSKQLIIGAMLGQYKSPIIDTVLARSKELIKATQEALTSDLIVKKGDVLGYVDDGLGGHTAVVATKDVTAVGWGGLKVGISLTPAKTGIPHEAKAGTTVGELTVGNGDSEIKIPVALEKDLVEPSLGTKLQRVA comes from the coding sequence GTGGCGGTGGACGCGGAATCCGCCGAGGATACGGAGGACTCCGCACCCGAGGATGCTGAACCCGCCGTGGAGCCGGTCGACGAGGCGGCGGACGCGGAGCCGGAAACGGAGCCCGAAGCGGAGGCCGACGCCGAGAGCGCGGAGGAGCCCGAGGACGAGCCCGAGCCGGCGGTCGAGCCGGAGCCGGCGGTCGAGCCAGAAGCCGAAGCCGAGGAAGAGGCCGAGGAAGAGCCTGACGCGGAGTCCGAGCCCGAGCCCGAGCCGGAAACCGAGCCCGAGCCTGAGGACCGGCCTCGTGAGGGCACGCTCGTCCTGGCCGCGCGCAGTGTCGCGGAGGCACGGTCCAGCGTGGCCGCGCCCGAGGCGAAGCCGCTCGCGGACAAGCCGCCTGCGCGGCCGGTGGGCACCTTCGTGCCTCTCGTGACGGACGACGCGCCGAGCGAGCCGCCCCGCGAGCGTACGAAGACGATGCCGCTGCCCCCCGAGCCCGGGGAGTCGCTCAAGCTGCTCGCGGAGCTGACCAACACGCCTCCGCCGCGTGAGACCGCGCTGCGGACCATCGCCCGGCGCTTCAAGATCTGGACGCCCCTGGTCCTCCTCCTCTTGATCATCTTCGGCGCCGTACAGGCGCTGCGCCCGCTCCCCAGCCCCGAGTTGAAGCTCACGAGCGCGTCTTCCCACACGTTCGACGGCAGCGAGCCCTCCCTGCCCTGGCCCAGCGAGGGCCAGGCCGTCGTCGAGGTCGAGGGCCTCGGCAGCCTGGGCTCGTCCGGCAAGGAGAAGGCGGTGCCGATCGCCAGCGTCGCCAAGGTGATGACCGCGTACGTCATCCTGCGCGACCACCCGATCAAGAGCGGCGCCCAGGGCGAGACCATCACCGTCGACCAGAAGGCCGAGGACCAGTACGAGAGCGGGTCCGCCGAGCAGGAGTCGGTCGTCAAGGTGACGGCGGGGCAGGCGCTCAGCGAGTACGAGGCGCTGGAGGCCGTACTGCTTCCCTCCGCGAACAACGTGGCCCGCCTGCTGGCCCGTTGGGACGCCGGCTCGGAGACCGCGTTCGTCGCGAAGATGAACGCCGTCGCCAAGGAGCTCGGCATGACCAACACCACGTACACCGACCCCAGTGGCCTGGAGTCCACCACCGTCAGCACGGCGAAGGACCAGGTCAAGCTGGGCCGGAAGGCGATGGAGATGGACGGCGGGGTCTTCGCCAAGATCGTCAACACCATCAAGTACAAGGACAGCAACGGCGACTGGCAGTCGAACTACAACCAGCTCGCCGGCTACAACCACACCGTCGGCATCAAGACCGGGACCAGCACCGCCGCCGGCGGCAATCTGCTCTTCGCCGCGACCCGCGAGGTCGGCGGCAGCAAGCAGCTGATCATCGGCGCGATGCTCGGCCAGTACAAGTCGCCCATCATCGACACGGTCCTCGCCCGGAGCAAGGAGCTCATCAAGGCCACCCAGGAGGCCCTGACCTCCGACCTGATCGTGAAGAAGGGCGACGTCCTCGGCTACGTCGACGACGGCCTCGGCGGCCACACCGCCGTCGTCGCCACCAAGGACGTCACCGCGGTCGGCTGGGGCGGCCTCAAGGTCGGAATCTCCCTGACTCCCGCGAAGACCGGCATCCCCCACGAGGCGAAGGCCGGAACCACGGTCGGCGAGCTCACGGTCGGCAACGGGGACAGCGAGATCAAGATCCCGGTGGCCCTTGAGAAGGACCTGGTGGAACCGTCGTTGGGCACGAAGCTCCAGCGCGTCGCGTAA